The window GAAGTCCGACACCGCACCGTGCGGTGTGATCGACAAGGAGACATCGCGATGGCAGACGAGACCTACAAGGGCGAGTTCTACTGCGTCAAGTGCAAGGAGAAGCGCGAGGCCGAGGGCAAGGTCGTCGAGACGAACGGCCGCCGCATGGCCAAGGGTGTGTGCCCGGTCTGCGGCACCAACCTCAACCGCATCCTCGGCAAGGCCTGACCCAGGACCTCCCATCGCAAGGGGCGGACCCGACCAGCTGGTCGGGTCCGCCCCTTGCTGCGTCCCGGTGGCGGCGCACTGCCCCGACCCGTCGAGGTCCGGCTGTGGACGACCGGGGCGACCGGGTGCCGCTGTGCCAGATTGGCTCGCATGACCGACCGCCCGCTCCCGAAGCTGCTCGGACCGCTGCTGCGCCGGGGGCCTGGCCAGGTGCAGGTGGGTGTCGAGCCGGGTCGGTCGGTCGTCCTCGACGGGCTCGGTGAGGACGAGGTGGGTGCCCTCGAGGTGCTCGACGGCACGCGGCCGGTGCCGACCGTCCTCACCACGCCTGGGGGCGCCCGGGTGCTGCGGCTGCTCGCCGACCGCGGGCTGCTGGCGGTCCCCGCGGGGTCGGAAGGCCTGCCGCCCGGCCAGAGGGCCCTGCTCGACGACGACGTCCAGGCCTTGCTGCGCCTCACCAGCCCGCCCGAGGGCGCGTATGCCGTGGCCGGCGCCAGGCGGGCCGCCCACGTCCTCGTCGTGGGTCGCGGTTCGGTGCCCGACGCCGTGGCCGGCACCCTGCGCCGGGCCGGCGTGGGCCGGGTGGACGTCGGGCCGGGCGCCGCCGACGCGTGGGAGATGGCGGAC is drawn from Phycicoccus sp. M110.8 and contains these coding sequences:
- a CDS encoding DUF5679 domain-containing protein yields the protein MADETYKGEFYCVKCKEKREAEGKVVETNGRRMAKGVCPVCGTNLNRILGKA